One genomic window of Lolium rigidum isolate FL_2022 unplaced genomic scaffold, APGP_CSIRO_Lrig_0.1 contig_28679_1, whole genome shotgun sequence includes the following:
- the LOC124680798 gene encoding pectate lyase-like produces MAILLFLFFTSILPVSYASPLPISENSTSINISSHRRTPTGSCGTGNPVDDCWRCDPSWATNRQRLADCAIGFGRNALGGKNGRIYVVTDPGDDDPARPAPGTLRYGLAQHEPLWIIFNRDMTIRPRQELLVSSYKTVDGRGARVVVGDGGACFTLRNVSNVIIHGVTIRHCRPARKSARGWELSDGDGVTVFRSRDVWVDRCSLEDCADGLVDVIEASTAVTVSNCLMTNHDKAMLLGHNDAFSDDRGMRVTVAFNRFGPGLVQRMPRCRFGVFHVVNNDYVSWEKYAIGGSASPTILSQGNRFCAGKEKEVTKRDGDPPNSEWRHWSWISDGDLMLNGAFFRASGRPGPAVKAPSFVKSASFVAPMTASAGALSCNKGCLC; encoded by the exons ATGGCCATTCTCCTCTTCTTATTCTTCACATCCATTTTACCCGTTTCCTACGCTTCGCCGCTGCCGATCAGTGAGAACTCCACCAGCATCAACATATCATCGCACCGACGAACTCCAACTGGGAGCTGCGGCACCGGCAACCCGGTGGACGACTGCTGGCGTTGCGACCCCAGCTGGGCAACCAACCGGCAGCGCCTCGCCGACTGCGCCATCGGGTTCGGCCGCAACGCCCTCGGCGGCAAGAACGGCAGGATATACGTGGTGACGGACCCCGGCGACGACGACCCGGCGAGGCCAGCTCCCGGCACGCTCCGGTACGGCCTCGCCCAGCACGAGCCCCTCTGGATCATCTTCAACCGCGACATGACGATCCGGCCCAGGCAGGAGCTCCTGGTGAGCTCGTACAAGACCGTGGACGGCCGCGGCGCCCGCGTCgtggtcggcgacggcggcgcgtgcTTCACGCTGAGGAACGTGAGCAACGTCATCATCCACGGCGTCACCATACGCCACTGCAGGCCCGCGCGCAAGTCTGCGAGGGGCTGGGAGCTGTCGGAcggcgacggtgtcaccgtcttcCGCTCCCGGGACGTGTGGGTCGACCGCTGCTCGCTGGAGGACTGCGCCGACGGCCTCGTCGACGTGATCGAGGCATCCACCGCCGTCACCGTCTCCAACTGCCTCATGACCAACCACGACAAGGCCATGCTCCTCGGCCACAACGACGCCTTCTCCGACGACAGGGGCATGCGGGTCACCGTTGCGTTCAACCGCTTCGGGCCAGGTCTCGTGCAGAGAATGCCAAG GTGCCGGTTCGGCGTGTTCCATGTCGTCAACAATGACTACGTGAGCTGGGAGAAATACGCCATCGGAGGCAGCGCATCGCCGACCATCCTTAGCCAGGGCAACAGGTTCTGCGCCGGCAAGGAGAAAGAG GTGACGAAGCGCGACGGCGATCCACCCAACAGCGAGTGGCGGCACTGGAGCTGGATATCGGACGGCGATCTCATGCTCAACGGCGCCTTCTTCAGGGCGTCGGGCAGGCCGGGACCTGCGGTTAAGGCCCCTAGTTTTGTCAAGTCTGCCTCTTTTGTGGCGCCCATGACTGCCTCCGCCGGGGCGCTCTCATGCAACAAGGGTTGTCTGTGCTGA